The Vibrio tapetis subsp. tapetis genome segment CGTCACATCCGCAAAGCTTGTAAGCCCGTCGCTTTTCATTCGAAATGGCTCACCTAGGTGAGCCATTTTCACTTCCATGAAAGCAACAAAAATGACAACACCCACCAAAAGATTCAACAATAAATCTAAAACAAAAAAACATGCCCAATTTACGCTAATCCTTTCGAATTCGTTTTACTTGTCCCTAGTCATTTTTTCTACCCCACCTATCCATTTCTTATATCTTAACAACGTTATCATTCGCTCAACTTTCAATTATGTGAAGTCGATAACACTTGTTTCACGCCTGTAACCACCAGAATAAAGCACCGTTATATGAGCAAGTTCAAATAAATTTGCACGATCAGAACATCTAAAAATGATTGAAATCAAGACCAAAAAAATCCCACTACAAACCACTCTAAATTTAAGGATTTTATTCTACTCAACGTACGATTCCTTAGTAAATATTAAAAACATTTTCTACGAAAGCAAGAGTATGCTCGAAGTCAAATCAATCGAACTTGCAACAATAATTGCATTACGTTCAATTAAGATTGATAAAAACATAAAAATAAAACCCTACACCTAAATGGAAATGAATCATGAGTGAAGTTATAAATGCGACACCATCGAGTAAAAATGCCAACCAGCCGTTGCATGTAAAAGCAAACATGTCGGAGAGTGAATGGAAAAAAGCCATCAAGTTCGACAGCGTTGATCTCGGTTGGATCGTAATGAGCATCGGTATGGCCATTGGTGCTGGTATTGTCTTCTTACCAGTACAAGTGGGCGTAATGGGCCTTTGGGTGTTTTTGCTTTCTTCTATTATTGGCTACCCAGCCATGTACCTTTTCCAAAAACTGTTCATCAACACATTAGCCGAATCGAAAAAATGTACTGATTACCCAGGTGTAATCACCGGTTACCTTGGTAAAAACTGGGGCGTAGCATTAGGCGTGCTTTATTTCCTCATGCTGGTAATTTGGGTATTGGTCTACTCACTTGCCGTTACGAATGACAGTGCTTCTTACCTGCATTCATTTGGTATTACAGAAGGTCACTTAAACGACAATGTTTTCTACGGTTTAGGGCTTATTTGTATCTTGGCCTTCATCGGTTCTAAAGGCGAAAAACTTCTGTTTAAACTTTCAGGTTTCATGGCGGTAACGGTACTTACGCTCGTGGCTATCATGGGGGTACTATTGATTGCCCGCTGGGATATGAATAACGTCCCAGAAATTGGCCAATTTGGCTCCATGCTAAAAGATGCGATTATCACTCTCCCCTTCACCCTAACCTCTATTCTGTTTATTCAGTCTTTGAGCCCAATGGTGATCTCTTACCGCTCTCACGAGAAATCAATTGAAGTCGCTCGCTACAAAGCCTCTCGTGCCATGAAGATTGCTTTCTCGATCTTGTTCGTTATCGTGTTCTTCTTTGCAGTCTCGTTTACTTTTGCTATCAGCCAAGAGCAAGCCGCTGAAGCGATGAACAAAAACATCTCTGCATTGGCTATTATTGCTCATTACTTCCCAGGCAGCTGGGCGACAGTCGCTGGTATCATTATTAATATCTTTGCTGTTGTGACCTCTTTCTTTGGTGTGTTCCTTGCGTTCCAAGAAGCGTGTAAAGGCCTAGCCATGAACGTTCTGATGCGTAAGTTTGATGAGTCTCAAATCAATAAAGCACTAGTGAACAAGCTGGTAACGGTGTTCATCATCTTACTGGCATGGTCTGCGATTGCATTAAACGCACCTATTTTATCCTTCACTTCCGTTTGTAGCCCTATCTTTGGCATGGTTGGCTGTTTGATCCCAGCATACCTTGTGCACAAAGTGCCGCATTTACACAAATATAAGGGCATGTCGACCAATCTCATTATTGTGACAGGCGTGCTTCTATGCATTTCTCCTTTATTAGCATTTATGTAATTTAAACAAAAACTTATTCAAACGGCTCGTAATGAGCCGTTTTTTTCTACCTAGAAAGTGCTATTGAGCAATCTCACAGTAATAACAATTCATCTACATTTTCATTTCATAAAATCCCGGCATCACTACAATCTAATTGAGGCTTTTCTTATGTTCACTTCATTTATATGACGGTGATTTCATTCTGTACAGGGACATACTATGAAACAAAAACAGTTGGTGATAGCGCTAGGCTTAACCTCCTCACTCGGCTTAGTCGGATGTGGCGGAGGCAGTGACGGCGATAGTGATAACAATGCAGCAGCAACCAAAACTTACAGCGTAAAAGCCATTGATGGTTATTTAAATGGCGCATTAGTTTGGTTGGATGTAAATGGAGACTTTCAAAATAATCCAGGCGAACCCACTGCAACCTCCACAGCCGGAGGGAATGCGAGCCTAGATGTAACGGGTATTGATAACCCAGAGCAATATTCCGTCATCGTTCGTGCCATCAAAGGTAAGACGATTGATGAAGATACAAATAAAGTCGTCGCGGCTGATTATGTAATGTCGGCACCAGCGGGCCAAACTCATGTAACTCCTCTTTCAACGCTGGTACATGTCGAACTAAAACGTGATACATCCACCAAGACGGATGCCGAAAAACAAGCAGATGCAGAGAAAAAAATTGCTGACCAGCTTGGCATTCCAGAAGATGATGTTCTGGGTGATTACATTGCAGATGACAAAGATGAAGCCGCGGTTGGTGCCAAAGCCCTCGTGACTTCTGGAACATTGCCAACGACCGCAGAAGAACTTAAAGATCAGTCAGATACAACTGATGATGGGGCTGGCGGTGATGCCGATACGTTACTATCGGACGCAGACACCATTAATACACTCATTAAAACAACCATTGCGACTAAAAAGTCAGAAGCAGGCGAAGGTGGCACAGCGGATTTATCAGCAATCATTGTCAGCCAAGATGGATCGGTTGATGAAGATACAGATAACGACGGAGTCGCGGATAAAGACGAAGATGAAGGTTTTGTTGGTAACTCGAACGAATGGTTCGATTTCGACAAAGATGGCACAGGTGATAATGAAGACACAGATGATGATGGTGATGGCACGTTAGACGAAGACGACGCCATGCCATATGACAAAGGCGAAACTAAAGACACAGACAACGACGGCATTGGTGATAACGCCGATACCGATGATGACAATGACACCCATAAAGATGATGCTGATGCCTTCCCAACCGATGGTAAAGAATGGCTTGATACCGATGGGGACAAAATCGGTAACAATGCTGATACCGACGATGACGGCGATGATGTTATCGATGGTGATGACGCCTTCCCTCTAGATAAAGATGAATCTGTCGATACCGATGGCGATAAAGTCGGTAACAATGCCGATACCGATGATGACGGGGACGATGTTCTCGATGGTGAGGATGCCTTCCCGCTAGACAAAGACGAGTCTATCGATACCGATAAAGATGGAACCGGTAATAACGCTGATACCGATGATGACGGCGATAACGTCCTCGACGGCGATGATGCATTCCCACTTGATAAAGATGAATCAGTAGACACTGATGGCGACAAAATTGGTAATAACGCTGATACCGACGATGATGGCGACGTCGTAAGCGATGACGATGATCTTGATCCTACCGATCCAGACATTGGCGCACCACAAACAGCCGCTCTCATTAGCTTCATGCAAGAAAGCACCACTTTATACGTGGGTAACACCGACAAAGAAAACGACAAAACCACAGGGGCACTGGAAGAGTTCACCCTCGCCAACAACATAGCAACCATCACAGGGAAATATTCCATTGGTAAAGATGGAACATTAACCGCCAAAAACAGTGCACAAGCCGCGTCCAATGTCGACACAAGCTTTGATCGCTTGATCCTCACCGACAATGGATGGGAGAAATCGAGTGAGAACTTTGAGTTGAAAATCGATGGTACTCAAGTTCAGCTATATCCTTCAGGCCAAAGCAGCCACAACTTCCAAGTTCAGGGCTCTGTTAAAGATCTCGCCAACCTCAATATCCACGATAATGCTGGTGAGTTAGAAAACATAGTCAAAGAAAGTGGTAATTACCCTGCTGGTGCAAAAGCCGCCATTGTCTCTTTGCTTACTCTTAATGAGAAATATGAACTTAAGAACGACAAAGTCTGGTTCTGGCATGGCTCTGGTAATACGGACGACGACGGCCAAAATGCAACCACGTTAACGGAGATCATCTCAGACCAGTCTGCCGGTGAAACTCCCGTCACCACCAGCATTAAAGGCATTTCTTTAGGCCATGATATTGGGGTGGAACTCGTGACTGGAGGTGTCGCGTACTTCTATACAATGAACTGGAATAATAGTACTGCCATGAGCGATTCAGGCTCAGGGACAACGAGCCAAGTTTCAGCTCGTGTAGGCTCCAGTACTTGGACCCAAGCGACGGTGAACAGTGAAGAAATATTAACCATTAATGTTCCTAAATCCGTTCAAGACACGTGGGGAGATAAGTACCGCGCTGGCGACACACCGATCGTTTCCGTTTATCAAAGTGCGTTGTACATAGGTAAATACATGGCAGCCAACAGCAGTGAAAGTGATAACTCCGCTCTGCTAATGAATGCCACTGCAAAAACGGCGCTATTGGGTTCTGTCGATATTCCTCTTTACAAATGTTCGAGTAAAGAACGAGAAGACAGCAACTTAACACTGGCCGACCTAGACAGTGCTATCGAATGGTGTGGATTAGCACAAGCGATTACCTCTGAAATGATCACAGGTAAGAACTTCAATCGTGTGAAAGGAAATGGCGACACTCGCGATTACACATTTAATAGCAACGGAACCGTTAAGGTGACGAAGAACAGTGACAGCAACGATACCTACACATGGAATTGGACCATAGCGGGTAACTACGTAAAACTGTACAACGTCGACGAAACCGATAATTCTCAGTGGTATTGGGCAATTACGGACATCAAAGACAACGGTTGGGCGATATTGACCTATGAAAATCACCAAACGACCGCATCAGATGATACAAACTTCGTTGCATTGTGGGCTTCCGTTGTTACGAACCAAGACATTGGCACACCAACAGCCTGTACCATTACCGAGAAAGAATCCGGTGCAACTTACGCTGATTTCTCTTCGGAGCTCGCTGCGTGTACCAATAAACCATCAATGACGGTAGATAAGGTCACCTCGATTTACCGCATAAGCGGCTCAAAAGAAACACGAGCTTACGTGCTTAACCCGAACGGAAACATGCTGTACTTCCGTAACGGTGTACCAAGAGAGATGACATGGGAAATGAACTCCGATGACATCATGGTTTGGAAAGAAAATGGCACTATTGTTGATTACCTACGCGTCATTAAAGACCTAGGCAGCACTTCAGATGTGGCCTTCTTTGCACCTGAAGAGAGTGAGGTTTGGGTTTCTACTCTGACCGATACCGAACCTTTTGGGAATGTACAAAACTGCAATACCGGTGATTCAGACTGGGATGACGCCAAAGATCGCCCAGTGGCTTTCACCACCTATGCGGCCTTCCAAACCTCATTTGATGGCTGTATAAATAGCAGCGTCAGAACCGCAACGTTTGTGGATAAGGAGCTACTCGATAGAACAATCACCTTCCAAACCACGGATGAGCGCCTGACGTTTAATCCAGATTATTCTGGTACGTTGAACGACATCAATGAAACCACGGGCGTGATTGAGTCTACTCATAGCTTTACGTGGAGCATTCATGATGCAGACCGCGGGATATTGAAATTCGTCCTTACTTATTCGGACGATAACAATCAAAGCCAATCCTTGAACCAATACTTAGCCATCACAAGTTCAAACGGCATCGAATTTGCGATCAAAGGATTCTGGGATCACACCGCATGGGAAACAGAAAGTGATTACACAACCGGCCAAGGTGAGATCTTCTCTCGCACCTATTCGCATCCGGACGCAAAATCAAAAATTGATGGCTTGTAATCTTTATTAAGATATCAGACCTGAAATAAGCCAAAGCCAGCGAGTTCCTTCGCTGGCTTTTCACTTTTTTACTGACTTACCGTTTGCCCAGAATAAGTCTTACATTTCAAAATAAACCAGGTTTCCATTAGTAAAATCGTTACTAGCAACATTTGAACGTGAACATTGTCCAAAACGAACAGGACAGTTAATCCAATAGACAACCATGTAATGACCAAAATTCTGGTTTTCTCTCTCACCGTTAAGCCTAAGTCAGCCCGAATTCGACTCACAACAGGGCCAAACCAACGATTCGTTTCCAGCCAATGCATAAAACGTGGAGAGGTCATGCCAAAGCAATACATCGCAAGTAAAACAAAAGGCACCGTAGGGAGCAAAGGCACAAAAATGCCGATAAATCCTAACGCTGTCGCCACCCACCCTAATGCCATTAATAAAATTTTTTTCATTTAAAAACCTTTCTACAAGCCAATTTACACGTTACGAATGACGCAACATTGAGTTATTGTTCTCAACTAGTGATATTACCTACAAGTAACGCACTTGATACTGACGAATCGCCAAGCGAGCAAAAAACATCCTTAGTGCGCCTAAGTCGTCTCCTTTTACGTAATTAAAAGTCCCTCCGGTCAGTGCCGCACATTGCCGATAGGCTTGCAGTTCGTCTCGCTTAACACCTTGGTCAAAAATCACTGCATCCATCTTGATGCCTTGTTTATGCAACGAACGACACATAGTACTAAGTAAAGTAACAAAACGCTTTTTTGTCACACCTTTATTATTCGCACCATCGGTAAACATGATGACACGACGTTTGGGCGCTTTTAGTGCTTGATTAACTTTAGGCCAAATTGTAGAGCGCCATTTTGGGTCCAGTAAACGCCAAGCCCAGATTACGCCTTCATCGCCGCCAGTTACGTGAGTCGGGTAATAATCATCAGCTCTGTCTTTGAGTGCTAAAGTGTCATCAGTTATTGGCATCAAGGCCATCGACGGGCATGAGCCATTAGAGCCTATAAACTCCCCAAGTTTCGGCCCTTTTTGAATAAACGGCAGCATATGATCGGGTGTGAAGCCTGAGTTCAAGTCAATCAAGAACTGGCGTAAATCGTTGTTAAACGGAGAACCAGGGTAATTAATCACCAATTCAAAACCCTGCCTCGCCGAATTCGGTACGCGCAATATATCGTTAGGATTATTTAGCTTGTATGGCTTACGTGCCACGCAAGCTCCGCTTCTTTTTCCCTCAACGCCTAATCGATGTAAAAAGTCGCCATCATATCCGTGCATTCTGGCCGTTGGCCTCACTCCCTCCGGTACTCTCCGAGATTGCGGAGTAATCAGTCGATCTTGAAAAGCCTTTCCTACGTTCACGTAACCAGAATAGGGAACCAAACCAATATGATGATCCTTAGATATCGCAACCTCGCCGGTTAAACTATCGATAAAATCATTTAGGATATCCGGCATAATCTCAGAAGGCTTTTTCCCCCCCCCTAACTTACTCGACATCGACGAGCTTAAATCCAAACTTAACACGGTCTCGGTTGATGGGTATTGCCTGAGCAACTCACGACTTACTTGTGCTGAAAGCACGGGAACATCTTTAACAAACGGCTGTATTGGCAAACTCACATTCAGCCTAAGTTGCTCGGAATAACCTAAATTCGATAAGTTTATCGACACTTGCTTAGCTGTTTTCACTGCCTGATCTCGAATACCAACAGGGCTATTATTTATAATAAACGTCCGCACCAAGTATTGACCTTCCGCCTCCGTTACGGCAACGCCCTCCCGAGCGACCAGTGCCAACGCCGCGTCAACGGAATGATTAAGCCTCGTCTGCATAGTGACTAAACGAGTCGCACTGATAGACACAAAAAACATGACCATCATTAAGATCACAAACGTCACCATCAGCACCGTACCACTGCCTTGTTGCTTCGATAACGAAGGCGTGCATTTACACTTCATTGCGATCTCCGCTATACCAGTAACGTCGTAAACTCAGTGAATCAGCAAAAAGGGGGGCATCTATTAGTGTCTTTACGACGCTCATCAACCCAGAGGGCTGATAACAGACGGCAACATAAATAAACTGGCTGTGAGCTCGATTTTTTAATTCAACTTCACGAGTAGAGCTAGAATTGGACAGATACTTAACAAGACGAATTCCACCGGGCACGTTAGGGTACAATTCACAGCTTCCACCGCCCAATGTATTGGTCTTAGCAAACTCTTTACTGCTGGCATTGTTGGAATCACTGATAAATTCAAGCCGCATTGCAAATCGCTCCGAATTCTCTAACCCCATGGTTTCCAGAGCAATCTTAAGTAAGGCTTTCGTCACCTCTGACTCCGGGCAATCATCATGTTTCAAGTTCTGTTGGCTAACACCACAAAGCTGTTGTTCAAAGCGCACATTATTGCTGCTATCTGGGGGAATATCAGCGGCTAATGGCCCAACGGTCGAGACCACTAAATGCAACCTGTCTTGAAAGTGCACGTAGCGTAGGATGTCTACCGCCGCAATCATCAACCCCATAACAATCGAGACATACAGAACCAACTCGATCATAATCACGCCACGTTGTTTATGCCTATTGGACATCGTATTTAAGCTAAAACGGCTAGGAAAATTATCGTTTATCATCACCACTTTCCACCTGAAAAATCTGGCTCATTACGCATGACCATCACACTTCGGTAGTCCCACTGACGAAGGCCATCAGACAAATAAATAGGGACAATCGGCGTAAACGAGTACTTCATCTCATAGCGCACAATGTATTGTTGAAAACCTTTGCCTGAACTGCATTTACCATCCGAATAAGCTTCTAAATCCTCGCAATTCTTAGCCGTCACCGTTACATTCTTGCGCGAAAAATAGAATCGGTCAGTAAAGTGTTGGTCAACATAGTATTCAACGCTTTTTTTTGCATCGGTGCGGCTGTCGTAAACCATTTCTCTAAATTTAAAATCAAGCACACTGCGAACCACAAAATAACGGCTGACTTCTATGGCGATCATGGCGACAGAAAAAAACACCAAAAATGTCACGATGAATTCAACGGCATACGCCCCTCTTTGATGCTTCATTGTGTCGCCTTTAAGCTCTCAAGTTGTGCCAGTAATTGTTCCACTTCATAAGGGCTGGAATACCCTTCAAGAGTGCGAACTGCTTTCGGGTCATCCTGTTGTAGCAAGGCCACTATCGCCGCCAGCATATCGCGTTGCCTATCCCGAACACCTAGCTCATAAAGCGCCACAAGCTGAACTTCCGCTTCGCGATAATCTCCTGATAATATTTGCGAGTACACTAGATTTCGACGTGCTTTTACATCGAGCTTATCTGCCGCTAAAACCTGCATGTACAGAGCTTGTGCTTCTTCATGTCTTTGCAAATAATCTAACGTCACGGCTTTAAGATTACGTAACTCATTTGTGTTTATGTCCGTAGGTAAGTTAACGAACGCCAGCTCAGGGTTTGATAGCTTAAGTTGCGTTTTTGCCATCCAAATACGGCTTTTAGCCCACTCTGGTTGATCTTCTTCTATCTGCTCTAAGTGAGTTTGAGCCAACACCCATTGCTCACTTTTATAGTACAGTCGGCCTAACGCTAAGTTAATTTCAGCATCTGGCTTTTTCTTGTATAAACGTTGATAGATATTAAGAGCCGAGTCCAATTGATTGTTTTGCTCAGACATCATTGCAACCTGCTTCTGCGCATCGGCACTTGCGGAATGCGTACGGCTATCTTGCGATTGGGCGCACCCAACCAGAACCATCAACAGCAAAGCTGTAATCCAATGTTTCATGATTTCTTTCCTATGATAATGCGTCG includes the following:
- a CDS encoding amino acid permease, with amino-acid sequence MSESEWKKAIKFDSVDLGWIVMSIGMAIGAGIVFLPVQVGVMGLWVFLLSSIIGYPAMYLFQKLFINTLAESKKCTDYPGVITGYLGKNWGVALGVLYFLMLVIWVLVYSLAVTNDSASYLHSFGITEGHLNDNVFYGLGLICILAFIGSKGEKLLFKLSGFMAVTVLTLVAIMGVLLIARWDMNNVPEIGQFGSMLKDAIITLPFTLTSILFIQSLSPMVISYRSHEKSIEVARYKASRAMKIAFSILFVIVFFFAVSFTFAISQEQAAEAMNKNISALAIIAHYFPGSWATVAGIIINIFAVVTSFFGVFLAFQEACKGLAMNVLMRKFDESQINKALVNKLVTVFIILLAWSAIALNAPILSFTSVCSPIFGMVGCLIPAYLVHKVPHLHKYKGMSTNLIIVTGVLLCISPLLAFM
- a CDS encoding YbaN family protein translates to MKKILLMALGWVATALGFIGIFVPLLPTVPFVLLAMYCFGMTSPRFMHWLETNRWFGPVVSRIRADLGLTVREKTRILVITWLSIGLTVLFVLDNVHVQMLLVTILLMETWFILKCKTYSGQTVSQ
- a CDS encoding Tad domain-containing protein, with product MKCKCTPSLSKQQGSGTVLMVTFVILMMVMFFVSISATRLVTMQTRLNHSVDAALALVAREGVAVTEAEGQYLVRTFIINNSPVGIRDQAVKTAKQVSINLSNLGYSEQLRLNVSLPIQPFVKDVPVLSAQVSRELLRQYPSTETVLSLDLSSSMSSKLGGGKKPSEIMPDILNDFIDSLTGEVAISKDHHIGLVPYSGYVNVGKAFQDRLITPQSRRVPEGVRPTARMHGYDGDFLHRLGVEGKRSGACVARKPYKLNNPNDILRVPNSARQGFELVINYPGSPFNNDLRQFLIDLNSGFTPDHMLPFIQKGPKLGEFIGSNGSCPSMALMPITDDTLALKDRADDYYPTHVTGGDEGVIWAWRLLDPKWRSTIWPKVNQALKAPKRRVIMFTDGANNKGVTKKRFVTLLSTMCRSLHKQGIKMDAVIFDQGVKRDELQAYRQCAALTGGTFNYVKGDDLGALRMFFARLAIRQYQVRYL
- a CDS encoding TadE/TadG family type IV pilus assembly protein — protein: MKHQRGAYAVEFIVTFLVFFSVAMIAIEVSRYFVVRSVLDFKFREMVYDSRTDAKKSVEYYVDQHFTDRFYFSRKNVTVTAKNCEDLEAYSDGKCSSGKGFQQYIVRYEMKYSFTPIVPIYLSDGLRQWDYRSVMVMRNEPDFSGGKW
- a CDS encoding tetratricopeptide repeat protein, which translates into the protein MKHWITALLLMVLVGCAQSQDSRTHSASADAQKQVAMMSEQNNQLDSALNIYQRLYKKKPDAEINLALGRLYYKSEQWVLAQTHLEQIEEDQPEWAKSRIWMAKTQLKLSNPELAFVNLPTDINTNELRNLKAVTLDYLQRHEEAQALYMQVLAADKLDVKARRNLVYSQILSGDYREAEVQLVALYELGVRDRQRDMLAAIVALLQQDDPKAVRTLEGYSSPYEVEQLLAQLESLKATQ